CATCAACACCAATTGACTCAGATCTAAAAAGATCATGATGGTCGTTGAAAAGGGGAAAATAGGTCAGAAGCACGCTTCCTCATCGTCGTCAAAAATAGCCAGCTCAGTTGTGTCATGGATGCAACCGGAGTTGCCATATCAAGTAGCAACACACCATCATTTTCGGGCAGGAGACAGGCCAAAAACTCGCTAGAACAGTGTATATAGGCGATCAACTGAATGAAACAAATATACTTTTTTTAAAAGAGAGGGATATTTTATAGACCACCAACTTGGAGGCGAAAACGGCGATAGATGAATCAATGGCACATACAACACCATCAAAGCATATATTACTTAAGATCAGAAGAAACAACACACATTACTGAAAAAGGCAATCAATCTTCCATTAAAATGTAATTGGGATCTACTGGACTAAAACCCTAGGCTAGGGCTAGGGTTTCGTTCTCCTTTCCAATAAATTGATTCATTGTAAACATAAATAAGAAAGATACATAGGCAATTTCGATTGCATAAGATGCTAGTAATGAAATCAGTGTGATGAAAACCTAACCATAGCCGTGTCATCCAGCACTGAACTAATTAGCCGGATTAGCGTTGTGTTTTGCTTCATGTGTGGCTTCTCTGGTGTTGTATAAAATACCTCTAATGGAGCAATATGGTGAAATAGACACAGGGCCGGCTCAGCGTTTTTGGAGACTCAAAGCAAAATGAAATTTTGGGGCCTTTTTCCGAATCCTACTGTAATTTGGTATCAATATGAGATAAAAACTAGAACAACCAAGGAAACTAACATATTGATTTTCCTAGACCTAGTTTTTATATCAAACCCATAATTTCAATATCAGTTAACCGTTCATTTAAGATCAAATGCAAAGATAAATACTTGTAGAGACAAAAGAATATAATAAACCAACCTAAAGGTCTAATCCTGGGAAAATTAAAGCCCATGGACTCAAGCTAATGATCGGAAACGCAATCCACAGCAACACCTAATAAAACAAAATATGCAACAAAAGAAATCTCACTAATAATCTAAACTAATCATCTTCAAATAAGAAGGGGGAAAAGTGCAGTAAAATCGAAGTCGAACCTTAATAGAAATTGAGCGCACTCTCCCTTCCGTTAGCCATTGTTACTTACCAGTTCTTGTATAACAATCGATGGAAACAACTTCTCTTCCCAATCCTATCACATTAATCCCTGGATTGAATGATGGTCATGGGAGTGACTAAAccctaaataaataaaaaaactggGCCTAAACTAAAAGAAATTGGGGGCCTCGAAAATTATGAGCCCTAAAGCAATTGCCTGGCTTCAGCCGGGCTTGAATAGACAACAAGTAGAGAAACATACCTAGGTCCTGATGAAACTTGAATAAGAACGAATGGGTGAAACTGGCAGATTGAATAAGGTAAGGGGAGAGAATTAATTGATTTTGGAGGGAGATTTTAAACAAGAATTTTAAGGAAACGTGATTTTGTGGATGGAAAATGTATTTTGGAGGGAGATGTTATTATGAGAGGGAAAAGTGGGAGGGAAAATTAAAAGAGAAGTTTCAAGCTGGAAGTATAAGTATcattaaaaattattaaaaagttTAGTAGCATATGTAAAGTGCCATTAAAACTCTAAACTAGTGGTATAAGCACTAAATGCCATTAAAAGTGTATGCTAAGCAAATATGGCATACATAAAGTGCCATTAAAATCAAAATTAATGGCATAAAAGAAAAATGCCACTAAAAGTGAGTGCCACTAAATGgcattttttttgtagtgtaacCCTATTGGTAATCTGATCAACTTTGTGTATCCTTCGATACTTGAATCGTTCAATGATCCAAATTATTTTCAGGAAAGAGCCATACTTGCTCCTAAGAACGACGTTGTTCACGAGATAAATGATACCTTATTAGCAATGTTTCCTGGTGATCATAAAGAGTATCTAAGTTCAGATTCCATCTGCCAATCTGAGAATGTAACTGACCATATTCGACACAATGTTTACCCCCCCGATGTTCTAAATGGTCTTAAAGTTTCAGGAATGCCGAATCATAAGTTGGTTTTAAAAGTTGGTGTTCCTATCATGCTGCTACGTAACCTTGATCAGAAAAACAGTCTGTGCAATGGTACAAGATTACAAGTCGTAAAACTTGGTGATCGGATTATTGAAGCAAAAGTGATTTCTGGTAATAATATTGGTACTAGAACTTTTATACCAAGGATCAATCTTTCCCCCTCTGACAAACGAATACCTTTCAAGCTTCAAAGAAGGCAATTCCCGATAGCTGTGTGTTTTGCAATGACGATAAATAAAAGTCAGGGACAGTCGTTATCTAAGGTTGGTTTGTTTCTAAAGCAGCCTGTTTTCACTCACGGACAACTATATGTTGCAGTTTCAAGAGTCAAAAGCATGGATGGTTTAAGGATGTTAATATTAGATGTTGAGGGGAACGTTACTAATAAGACTACAAATGTTGTATACAAAGAGATATtctcaaatttacagttttgatTTATAGtttcattattttaatattaatatccAACTGTCATATTATTTATTCCTTTACTCCGAAATTTATATTTCCATTttactttatatttttttttacatttcatTTGTAATATATATCACATACAATTTATATAAATAATCTTAACCACATATAAACAAACACAAGTTAGTTTGTAAATAGATATATTTAAACATTGATAACCAACAAGTATTTATGCACGATACCAACTGTTAATTACATTCAAAATTATGGTACTTTGTTAGATGATATAATAGTAGTTGTCTTTAACCATAAACTACCTACTAACAAAATAAAACATCATAACCATAGAAACTTTGTCCAAAAAAGAGTAAACCAAATAACATGATCACAAAACAGTCATCATTTGTTCTACACAAACACCTTCATTATTAGATTACCTGTTAACATGCATTAACCCCATCCACATTTGATAAGATCAGGAGATTTGGTGAACTTACAAATGTGAAATACAGTCTATCACCCAAACAAAGTCCATTCTCCTTCATGAACATCGGCCAACCTTCGATTGCATACCTTACAGCATTTTCATTCTTTTGGCGCCTAACATTCATTTTGATTGTTTTTCCCTTCAAGTTCCTCACGTTTAACTTATGAGATTTATTTCGGAATCCGGCTGCTCTTACAACATTAGCAGGCATTCTCTGCATGCAAATCCGTATTTAAGAACTCATTCAGC
This is a stretch of genomic DNA from Helianthus annuus cultivar XRQ/B chromosome 16, HanXRQr2.0-SUNRISE, whole genome shotgun sequence. It encodes these proteins:
- the LOC110920265 gene encoding ATP-dependent DNA helicase PIF1-like — encoded protein: MFPGDHKEYLSSDSICQSENVTDHIRHNVYPPDVLNGLKVSGMPNHKLVLKVGVPIMLLRNLDQKNSLCNGTRLQVVKLGDRIIEAKVISGNNIGTRTFIPRINLSPSDKRIPFKLQRRQFPIAVCFAMTINKSQGQSLSKVGLFLKQPVFTHGQLYVAVSRVKSMDGLRMLILDVEGNVTNKTTNVVYKEIFSNLQF